Proteins found in one Pieris napi chromosome 11, ilPieNapi1.2, whole genome shotgun sequence genomic segment:
- the LOC125053691 gene encoding uncharacterized protein LOC125053691, with amino-acid sequence MRILLSILFVVLGSYGVLGALPLTCSCIPGLLKAKLGLSAPNAFMKHGITPRFLPVPPKDKLDSAFMTANVELGNFIDPLRTIDTKYIAYPHGKSDVNYTLFLVDFDGKQGPPPNAYLIGMYVNVPNSKNLLVGGDIAVPFIPPMPNIGTRIHRLAALLYEQNDHIDPDAMELMKLVKTRVIQLEQIAKKYNLKPEPVAGTFYTTELSLCGNIIH; translated from the exons atgcgAATATtgttaagtatattatttgttgtaCTGGGATCATATGGGGTATTGGGAGCATTGCCTCTCACCTGCTCCTGTATCCCTGGATTATTAAAGGCCAAACTAGGGCTGTCTGCTCCAAACGCCTTCATGAAGCATGGAATTACTCCGAGATTCTTGCCGGTCCCGCCTAAGGACAAGCTTGAC AGTGCTTTTATGACAGCAAATGTGGAGTTAGGAAATTTCATTGATCCACTCAGAACTATAGACACGAAGTATATTGCGTATCCACATGGAAAGAGTGATGTTAACTACACGCTATTTCTCGTTG ATTTTGATGGTAAACAAGGCCCTCCTCCGAACGCCTACCTTATAGGCATGTACGTAAATGTACCAAACAGCAAGAACTTATTGGTTGGGGGTGACATCGCTGTACCTTTTATTCCACCTATGCCAAATATAGGAACTCGTATTCATAGACTAGCAGCACTCTTGTATGAGCAGAACGACCACATTGACCCTGATGCTATGGAATTGATGAA ATTGGTCAAAACTCGTGTTATACAACTGGAACAAATCGCCAAGAAGTATAATCTCAAACCCGAGCCCGTAGCGGGGACTTTCTACACGACTGAACTAAGTCTATGTGGAAACATCATACACTAA
- the LOC125053686 gene encoding uncharacterized protein LOC125053686, with the protein MRFLIILFVVGSYGVLGDVPTSLKRALPIDVKACTCISSYQKAKLKLSAPMAFKKYGISPQYLPVPPKDKLKGGFVTAAVELGNYIEPIRTIDPEFVSYPKGKNSVKYTLIMIDFDRHMGPAPNVHLIAIFVNVPNSKNLMIGGEEAVPFISPVPNIGTGIHRIAGILYEQNDHIDPNQIEFLKLTKSRVLQLAEFVKTYNLKPEPVAGTFYTTELKRCGNFKH; encoded by the exons ATgcgatttttaattatattatttgtcgTAGGGTCGTATGGAGTCTTGGGAGATGTTCCTACGAGTTTGAAAAGGGCACTGCCTATAGATGTCAAGGCATGTACCTGTATATCTTCATACCAGAAAGCCAAGTTGAAATTATCTGCCCCAATGGCCTTTAAAAAGTATGGGATTTCGCCGCAATACTTGCCCGTTCCGCCTAAAGATAAGCTTAAG GGTGGTTTTGTGACAGCAGCTGTAGAGTTGGGAAATTACATTGAACCAATTAGAACTATTGATCCAGAGTTTGTTAGTTATCCAAAAGGAAAGAATAGTGTCAAATACACTCTAATAATGATAG ATTTCGACAGACATATGGGGCCTGCACCGAACGTCCACCTCATCGCTATTTTTGTGAATGTACCAAATAGTAAGAATTTAATGATTGGTGGTGAGGAAGCTGTGCCTTTCATCTCACCCGTCCCAAACATAGGAACCGGTATTCACAGAATCGCAGGCATCTTGTATGAGCAGAACGACCACATAGACCCTAAccaaattgaatttttaaa ATTGACAAAAAGCCGTGTTCTACAACTGGCAGAATTCGTAAAGACCTACAACCTCAAACCTGAGCCTGTGGCGGGGACTTTCTACACCACTGAACTCAAAAGATGCGGAAATTTTAAGCactaa
- the LOC125053692 gene encoding uncharacterized protein LOC125053692 — translation MRILLSILFVVLGSYGVLGALPLTCSCIPGLLKAKLGLSAPNAFMKHGITPRFLPVPPKDKLDSAFMTANVELGNFIDPLRTIDTKYIAYPHGKSNVNYTLFLVDFDGKQGPPPNAHLIGLYVNVPNSKNLLVGGDIAVPFIPPMPNIGTRIHRLAALLYEQNDHIDPDAMELMKLVKTRVIQLEQIAKKYNLKPEPVAGTFYTTELSLCGNIIH, via the exons atgcgAATATTGTTAAGCATATTATTTGTAGTACTAGGATCATATGGGGTATTGGGAGCATTGCCTCTCACCTGCTCCTGTATCCCTGGATTATTAAAGGCCAAACTAGGGCTGTCTGCTCCAAACGCCTTCATGAAGCATGGAATTACTCCGAGATTCTTGCCGGTCCCGCCTAAGGACAAGCTTGAC AGTGCTTTTATGACAGCAAATGTGGAGTTAGGAAATTTCATTGATCCACTCAGAACTATAGACACGAAGTATATTGCGTATCCACATGGAAAGAGTAACGTTAACTACACGTTATTTCTCGTTG ATTTTGATGGTAAACAAGGCCCTCCTCCGAATGCACACCTTATAGGCCTGTATGTAAATGTACCAAACAGCAAGAACCTATTGGTTGGGGGTGACATAGCTGTACCTTTTATTCCACCTATGCCAAATATAGGAACTCGTATTCATAGACTAGCAGCACTCTTGTATGAGCAGAACGACCACATTGACCCTGATGCTATGGAATTGATGAA attgGTCAAAACTCGTGTTATACAACTGGAACAAATCGCCAAGAAGTATAATCTCAAACCCGAGCCCGTAGCGGGGACTTTCTACACGACTGAACTAAGTCTATGTGGAAACATCATACACTAA
- the LOC125053685 gene encoding 39S ribosomal protein L38, mitochondrial-like, protein MRFIIILFVVGSYGVLGDIPTSLKKALPIDVKACTCISSYQKAKLKISAPMAFKKYGLSPQYLPVPPKDKLKGGFVTAAVELGNYIEPIRTIDPEFVSYPKGKNSVKYTLIMIDFDRHMGPAPNVHLIAIFVNVPNSKNLMIGGEEAVPFISPVPNIGTGIHRIAGILYEQNDHIDPNQIEFLKLTKSRVLHLAEFVKTYNLKPEPVAGTFYTTELKRCGNFKH, encoded by the exons atgcgatttataattatattatttgtcgTAGGGTCGTATGGAGTCTTGGGAGATATTCCTACGAGTTTGAAAAAGGCACTGCCTATAGATGTCAAGGCATGTACCTGTATCTCTTCATACCAGAAAGCCAAGTTGAAAATATCTGCCCCAATGGCCTTTAAAAAGTATGGGCTTTCGCCGCAATACTTGCCCGTTCCGCCTAAAGATAAGCTTAAG GGTGGTTTTGTGACAGCAGCTGTAGAGTTGGGAAATTACATTGAACCAATTAGAACTATTGATCCAGAGTTTGTTAGTTATCCAAAAGGAAAGAATAGTGTCAAATACACTCTAATAATGATAG ATTTCGACAGACATATGGGGCCTGCACCGAACGTCCACCTCATCGCTATTTTTGTGAATGTACCAAATAGTAAGAATTTAATGATTGGTGGTGAGGAAGCTGTGCCTTTCATCTCACCCGTCCCAAACATAGGAACCGGTATTCACAGAATCGCAGGCATCTTGTATGAGCAGAACGACCACATAGACCCTAAccaaattgaatttttaaa ATTGACAAAAAGCCGTGTTCTACATCTGGCAGAATTCGTAAAGACCTACAACCTCAAACCTGAGCCCGTGGCGGGGACTTTCTACACCACTGAACTCAAAAGATGCGGAAATTTTAAACactaa
- the LOC125053688 gene encoding 39S ribosomal protein L38, mitochondrial-like, with the protein MRILLSILFVVLGSYGVLGEKLYTCTCVPGLLKAKLGLSAPKAFMKHGITPRFMPVPPKDKLNCAFMTANVELGNFIDPLRTIDMKYIAYPHGKSDVKYTLFIVDFDGKQGAPPNAHLIGLYVNVPNSENLLVGGDIAVPYIKPVATLESGIHRVAALLYEQNDHIDADDMELMKLIKTRVIQLEPMVKKYNLKPEPIAGAFYTSELNLCINKPLKSDL; encoded by the exons atgcgAATATTGTTAAGCATATTATTTGTAGTACTAGGATCATATGGGGTATTGGGAGAAAAGCTTTACACCTGTACCTGTGTCCCTGGATTATTAAAGGCCAAACTAGGGCTGTCTGCTCCAAAAGCCTTCATGAAACATGGAATTACTCCGAGATTCATGCCTGTCCCGCCTAAGGACAAACTTAAC TGTGCTTTTATGACAGCAAATGTGGAGTTAGGAAATTTCATTGATCCACTCAGAACTATAGACATGAAGTATATTGCGTATCCACATGGAAAGAGTGATGTTAAATACACGTTATTTATTGTTG ATTTTGATGGTAAACAAGGCGCTCCTCCGAATGCACACCTTATAGGCCTGTATGTAAATGTACCAAACAGCGAGAACTTATTGGTTGGGGGTGACATAGCTGTACCTTATATTAAACCTGTGGCAACTTTAGAAAGTGGTATTCACAGAGTAGCAGCACTCTTGTATGAGCAGAACGACCACATTGACGCTGATGATATGGAATTGATGAA aTTGATAAAAACTCGTGTTATACAACTGGAACCAATGGTCAAGAAATATAATCTCAAACCCGAGCCCATAGCGGGGGCTTTCTACACGAGTGAACTAAATCTATGTATCAATAAGCCACTGAAATCTGATCTgtag
- the LOC125053687 gene encoding uncharacterized protein LOC125053687, which yields MRFLIILFVVGSCGVLGDIPESLQRALPVRTKPCTCITSYLKAKLNINPPIAFKKFGISPKYLPVPPKDKLVGGFVTASVELGNYIDPIRTIDPESISYPKGKDSAKYTLIIVDFDGHQGPAPNVHLIAIYVNLPNSKNLLGSGEDAVPYISAVPSLGTGVHRIAAILYEQNDRIDPDQIEFLKLAKSRVLQLEQFAKKFNLKPEPVAGCFYTTELKSCGISKH from the exons ATgcgatttttaattatattatttgtcgTAGGGTCGTGTGGAGTCTTGGGAGATATTCCTGAGAGTTTACAAAGAGCACTGCCTGTCCGTACCAAGCCATGTACCTGTATCACTTCATACCTGAAAGccaagttaaatattaatcccCCAATTGCCTTTAAGAAGTTCGGGATTTCGCCGAAATACTTGCCCGTTCCGCCTAAAGATAAGCTTGTG GGGGGTTTTGTGACAGCATCTGTAGAGTTGGGAAATTACATTGACCCAATTAGAACTATTGATCCAGAGTCTATTAGTTATCCAAAAGGAAAGGACAGTGCAAAGTACACTCTAATAATAGTAG ATTTCGATGGACATCAGGGCCCTGCTCCGAACGTCCACCTCATCGCTATTTATGTGAATTTACCAAATAGTAAGAATTTATTGGGTAGTGGTGAGGACGCTGTGCCTTACATCTCAGCCGTCCCAAGCTTAGGAACCGGTGTTCACAGAATCGCAGCCATCTTGTATGAGCAGAACGACCGCATAGACCCTGAccaaattgaatttttaaa ATTGGCAAAAAGCCGTGTTCTACAACTAGAACAATTCGCAAAGAAATTCAACCTCAAACCTGAGCCTGTGGCGGGATGTTTCTACACCACTGAACTCAAAAGTTGCGGAATTTCCAAACActaa
- the LOC125054055 gene encoding phosphatidylethanolamine-binding protein 1-like isoform X1 codes for MRVLLSLLFVVASYGVLGDETCSCISGNLTAPMKKSAAEAFKKFGLTPKHVPIAPKNQLMGAFLTANVELGNFIDPLRIIDSAYIKYPNGKNDVKYSLLLLDFDAPRSHHPNVYIIALYVNAPISNLITDGDTVVTYVPPLPGLGTGTHRPMALLYEQNEHIDPDETELTKLLKTRVLQVEQFVKKYNLKAEPAAGNFFTTSLSRCGDV; via the exons atgcGAGTTTTACTCagtttattatttgtagtaGCGTCATATGGCGTTCTCGGAGATGAAACCTGTTCTTGTATCTCTGGTAACTTAACAGCTCCAATGAAAAAATCCGCCGCTGAAGCTTTTAAGAAGTTTGGGCTTACTCCAAAACACGTACCCATTGCTCCTAAGAATCAGCTAATG GGTGCTTTTCTGACAGCAAATGTGGAGTTAGGAAACTTCATTGATCCACTTAGAATTATTGATTCTGCGTATATCAAGTATCCAAATGGAAAGAATGATGTTAAATACTCGTTATTACTGTTAG ATTTTGATGCACCCCGAAGTCATCACCCAAATGTATACATCATTGCGCTTTACGTGAATGCACCAATTAGCAATCTCATCACCGATGGTGACACAGTTGTAACCTACGTTCCGCCCTTGCCGGGTTTGGGAACTGGTACCCATCGACCAATGGCCCTTTTATATGAGCAAAACGAGCACATAGACCCTGACGAAACGGAATTGACGAA ACTGTTAAAAACTCGTGTATTACAAGTGGAACAATTCGTAAAGAAATACAATCTCAAAGCTGAGCCCGCAGCGGGGAATTTCTTCACCACTTCATTGTCGCGTTGCGGAgacgtttaa